The DNA segment GTAATAACAGATTGGAATATGCCAAAGATGACAGGCCTTGAACTGGTGAAAATGATACGCTCTGACTCAGAACTCAAACATCTACCAATTTTGATGGTTACTGCTGAAGCTCTTCAGGAAAATATTGTTGCTGCAGCAAAGGCAGGTGTGAATAATTACATCGTAAAACCCTTCGATGCAAAAACTCTCTTAGAGAAGATGAGTAAAATTTTCCCCTGAATCCCTGAAGTTTCAGAATGTTTAAGAGTTTTGGTGTTGGCGACTGAGCATTGTTAATTTTATGGATGAGCAGTTTCAAAGAAATTTCTAACATCC comes from the SAR324 cluster bacterium genome and includes:
- a CDS encoding chemotaxis response regulator CheY, whose product is MPADPNMTILIVDDFSTMRRIVKNILRQLGFNKTIEADDGTTALEKLKSEKVDFVITDWNMPKMTGLELVKMIRSDSELKHLPILMVTAEALQENIVAAAKAGVNNYIVKPFDAKTLLEKMSKIFP